Proteins from a single region of Hordeum vulgare subsp. vulgare unplaced genomic scaffold, MorexV3_pseudomolecules_assembly, whole genome shotgun sequence:
- the LOC123418298 gene encoding ATP synthase subunit alpha, chloroplastic — protein sequence MATLRVDEIHKILRERIEQYNRKVGIENIGRVVQVGDGIARIIGLGEIMSGELVQFAEGTRGIALNLESKNVGIVLMGDGLMIQEGSFVKATGRIAQIPVSEAYLGRVVNALAKPIDGKGEIIASESRLIESPAPSIISRRSVYEPLQTGLIAIDSMIPIGRGQRELIIGDRQTGKTAVATDTILNQKGQGVICVYVAIGQRASSVAQVVTTFHEEGAMEYTIVVAEMADSPATLQYLAPYTGAALAEYFMYRERHTLIIYDDLSKQAQAYRQMSLLLRRPPGREAYPGDVFYLHSRLLERAAKLNSLLGEGSMTALPIVETQSGDVSAYIPTNVISITDGQIFLSADLFNAGIRPAINVGISVSRVGSAAQIKAMKQVAGKSKLELAQFAELQAFAQFASALDKTSQNQLARGRRLRELLKQSQANPLPVEEQIATIYTGTRGYLDSLEIEQVNKFLDELRKHLKDTKPQFQEIISSSKTFTEQAEILLKEAIQEQLERFSLQ from the coding sequence ATGGCAACCCTTCGAGTCGACGAAATTCATAAAATTCTCCGCGAACGTATTGAACAATATAATAGGAAAGTAGGGATTGAGAATATAGGTCGCGTAGTTCAAGTGGGGGATGGGATTGCTCGTATTATAGGTCTTGGTGAAATAATGTCGGGTGAATTAGTCCAATTTGCAGAAGGTACTAGGGGTATTGCTCTGAATTTGGAATCCAAAAATGTTGGGATTGTATTAATGGGCGATGGGTTGATGATACAAGAGGGCAGTTTTGTAAAAGCAACAGGAAGAATTGCTCAGATACCCGTGAGTGAGGCTTACTTGGGTCGTGTTGTAAATGCTCTGGCTAAACCTATTGATGGGAAAGGCGAAATTATAGCTTCCGAATCTCGCTTAATTGAATCTCCTGCTCCAAGTATAATTTCCAGGCGTTCCGTATACGAACCTCTTCAAACAGGGCTTATTGCTATCGATTCGATGATTCCTATAGGGCGCGGTCAGCGAGAGTTAATTATTGGGGACAGACAGACTGGCAAAACAGCAGTAGCTACAGATACAATTCTCAATCAAAAAGGGCaaggtgtaatatgtgtttatgtAGCTATCGGTCAAAGAGCATCCTCCGTAGCTCAAGTAGTAACTACTTTCCATGAGGAGGGGGCCATGGAATACACTATTGTAGTAGCTGAAATGGCGGATTCACCTGCTACATTACAATACCTCGCTCCTTATACGGGAGCAGCCCTGGCTGAGTATTTTATGTACCGCGAACGGCATACTTTAATAATTTATGATGATCTCTCCAAACAGGCACAAGCTTATCGCCAAATGTCCCTTCTATTAAGAAGACCTCCCGGCCGTGAGGCTTATCCAGGGGATGTTTTTTATTTGCATTCACGCCTTTTAGAAAGAGCCGCTAAATTAAATTCTCTTTTAGGCGAAGGAAGTATGACCGCTTTACCAATAGTTGAGACTCAATCTGGAGACGTTTCCGCCTATATTCCTACTAATGTAATCTCCATTACAGATGGACAAATATTCTTATCGGCGGATCTATTCAATGCCGGAATTCGACCCGCTATTAATGTGGGTATTTCTGTTTCCAGAGTAGGATCCGCGGCTCAAATTAAAGCCATGAAACAAGTAGCTGGCAAATCAAAATTGGAACTAGCTCAATTCGCAGAGTTACAAGCCTTTGCACAATTCGCCTCTGCTCTCGATAAAACAAGTCAGAATCAATTGGCAAGGGGTCGACGATTAAGGGAATTGCTTAAACAATCCCAGGCAAATCCTCTCCCAGTGGAAGAGCAGATAGCTACTATTTATACCGGAACAAGAGGATATCTTGATTCGTTAGAAATCGAACAGGTAAATAAATTTCTGGATGAGTTACGTAAACACCTAAAAGATACTAAACCTCAATTCCAAGAAATTATATCTTCTAGCAAGACATTCACCGAGCAAGCGGAAATCCTTTTGAAGGAAGCTATTCAGGAACAGCTGGAACGGTTTTCCCTTCAGTAA